The genomic segment CCGTACTGGGCGAGAAGCCCATATCCAACGAGATCCCGAAGGCCCGGGAGATGGTCGCGCTGGCGCGGGAACGGGGCATTCGCTACGGGATCAACCTCAACCACCGCTTCACGCCCGCCGCGCTGCGGGCGAAAGAATGGGTCGAGGCCGGCCGGTTGGGCGAGCTGAACATCATCAACATGACGATGTGGATCAACAACCCCAACGAAAGCTCGCCTCATTTCCACATGCGGGCGCTCCATCCCCACTCCATCGACGTGATGCGTTATTTCTGCGGCGACGTGGAGAAGGTGCAGGCCTTCTTCAAGAAGGGTTGGGGCCGGAAGATCTGGTCCAACGTACAGGTCAACATGCTGTTCGAAAACGGCATCGTCGGCCACCTGACCGGGAGCTACGACGCCGGCGGTAGCTATGGCCTGGAGACCTGCGAGGTCGTGGGATCGGACGCCCGGTTTGTCATACGCGAGGCCTGCGAGGGACTGGAGTTCTATCCCCGGCATTCCAGGGAGGTGGAATCCTATCAGTACCCGGGCGGCATGATGGGTTTTTCAGAGACCTTCGGCTCGCGGATTTCCCGCTGGATCGAGCAGAATCTCGATGAGGCGGCGCCGGAGGAAATCGACGCCAAAGCCGAGGACGCCCTGCGTGCCCAGTTGATCATCGAGGCCGCCATCGAATCATGGGACACCGATACCGTCGTGACTGTACAGTACTGAAGGTACAATACTAACGGTACGATACTGACAAGGAGTGGACATGAAACTTGGCGCCAACTCGGTCCTGTTCGGCGGCTACGACATGGAGACGGCCTTCAAGTACCTGGCCATGGCCGGGTACGACGGCATAGAAGTGTCGGCCATCGGCGGAATGAGCGAGCATCTCGTCCTGTCGGACTGGCGGGCCATCGCGCCGGAAATTCAGCGCCTGTCCGACGAATACGGCCTGGAACTGCTGGCCATGGAGCAGCCGTCTCAGGATGAAGAGACCATGGAGTCTGCGTTCCGGGCCGCGGCCGAGACCGGCATTCCCATCATCAACTGCGGGCCCGGTGGCACGTCCGGAGACGAGGAAAGCCTCCAGACGACCATCGATTCCCTGGGCAGGCTGGCGGACCGGGCGGGAACCTACGGGGTTACGCTCTGCGTCAAGGCCCACGTGGGCGCGAGTATATACGACACGCCGACGACGCTGCGGGCCATGGAAGCCATATCGTCTCCGGCCTTCGGGATCGACATGGATCCTTCCCATATCCACCGCGCCGACGAGAACCCCGTGGACGCCATCAAGGCCGTGCTTCCCCGCGTCCGCCACGTGCACATCCGTGACTGCAAGGGCCGCCAGGCCGGGCCCGGCGCGCCGGAGGACCAGGCAAACGGCAGGGGGGATATCGACCTGGTCGGGTATATCCGCGCGCTGCACGAGGGCGGCTACGACGGTCCGGTCAACCTAGAAGTCATCGGGGCAAAAGAGTATTCGCTGGAACAGTGCTGCGTCGTCGCGGCGGAGACGCGGGGTCACATGCAGGCGTGTCTGCAGGCCTGCGGGGCGCGGTAAGGGGATAGGGCGGAGCGCGGTAGGGCGGTAAAACGGTAGAAAAACCGGAGAGGCACACCATGAAAATCACCAAGCTCGAGACCTTCCTGGTCAAACCCCGCTGGCTCTTTCTCAAGATGCATACCGACGAGGGGCTGGTGGGACTCGGCGAGCCCATCCTGGAGGGCCGGGCGAAGACCTGCGCCCAGGCCGTGGCCGAGCTGGAACCGTACCTGGTCGGCAAGGACCCGACCCGGGTGGTCCACCACTGGCAGGCCATGTACCGCCACGCCTTCTACCGGGGCGGCCCCATCCTGACCAGCGCGCTCAGCGGTGTCGAGCAGGCGCTGTGGGACCTGTCGGGCAAGGCGCTGGGCGTGCCGGTGTACAAGCTGCTGGGCGGTCCGACGCGGGACCGGATCCGGCTGTACAAGGGCGGCGGCGACCCGGACACCATCGGGGACTGGATCGCGCAGGGCTTCACCTGTTTCAAGACGGGACCGTATGCGGAGCGCCCGTCCCGGATCATCGAGAACAAGGCCTTCATCGACACGGCCGCCAACCACTTCGCCCGGCTGCGGGAAGCCGCCGGACCGGAAATCGACCTGGCCATCGACTTCCACGGCGCGGTCAGTCCCCAGACGGCCAAGCTGCTCATCAAGGAACTCGAACCCTACCAGCCCTTCTTCGTGGAAGAGCCCGTCCAGTGTCAGAACGTCGACGTGCTCGCCGAGATCGCCCGGAGCACCCACCTGCCCATCGCCACGGGAGAGCGCGTCTTCACCAAATGGGGATTCCGCGAGATCCTGGAGAAGCAGGCCGCGTCCATTCTGCAACCGGACCTGTGCCACGCCGGCGGCATCTTCGAAGTACGGCTCATCGCGGGCATGGCCGAGGCCTACTACGGCGGGATCGCGCCTCACAATCCCCTCGGACCGATTTCACTGGCCGCCTGCCTGCAGCTGGACGCCTCGATCCCCAATTTCGTCGCCCAGGAGCACACCACACTGGGCGAGGGATACCTGAAGAAGCCCTTCGTCTTCAAGGATGGTTTCGTTGATCTGCCCACGGAGCCCGGGCTCGGGATCGAGCTGGACGACGACGCCCTGGAGGACAAGATCGACCACGACTGGCGGAACGGCGAGAGCTACCTGGCCGACGACGGTTCCGTGGTGGACTGGTAGGACCAGGACGGGTAGAGGGCACGGACCAGCCCGCAGCCGTGCTCTAGAGGGCGCGAACCAACCGCAAACCGCTTTCTATGGCCGCTAGCGGGTCGGGGAGCTCGGGGTTCATTTCCAGGCTGACCGGGCCGTCGTATCCGATTTGGCCGAGGGTGGCCAGGGTTCGCTTCAGCACGTCCCGGGTGAGCACCCCGTCGTACAGGGCCCAGTGCAGATCGGACACGCCGTCGTTGTCGTCGAGGTGGAAGTAGCCCAGCCGGTCACCGGCCGCCGCGACGCTGTCGGCAGGATCTTCCTTCGAAATCTGTGCGTGACCGATGTCGAACAGCAGGTACAGGTTGTCGTGTCCCAGCCTCTCGATGTAGTCGAGGGTGTCCCGCACCGTCGCCAGGGCCTTTCCCGGAAAATGCTCGATGCACAGTTTGATGCCGTACCCGGCCGCGATGCCGGCGAGTCCGTTCACGGACGCACCGTACCGGCGCAGCGACTCCGCGTCGCCGGCTTCCCCGGGCAACAGGTAGGCCCTCCGGATGCCGGTCTCGTGGGCGTATTCGAGGGCACGCCGGGTATGTTCCATGGCCGTGTCCCTCGCGCCGCCGTCGGCCGCGTCGAGCGCCGCGCCCTCCGGCATGCCGAAACCCGTCGCCATGCATGTGGGCATGAGCTCCAGGTCCGAGATCAGGCGGCGGGACTCGGCGGACCTGAAGTCGAAGGGGCGGTGATCGATGTGGCGCAGTCCCGCCTGCGCGATCGCGGTCAACACGTCCGCTTCCGGTCCCTCCAAAGCCCAGGTGCAGCAGGAAATCGTCATCTTGCGGTCTCCCCTTGCTCATACATCTCGTGATTGAACCGCTGCCCGAGCCGCAGCATGCCCGTTTCCGGGTCGCGGGGCCCGGTGTCGAAGGGATCGCCGGTCTCCGCCATCCATCGCTGTAGCCGAGCCTCACATTCGTCCTGAATCTCCCGAAAATCTGGATCGCCGGCCAGGTTCTTCAGTTCAAAGGGATCGTTCTTCCGGTCGAAGAGCAGCGTGTCCCGTTGATTGTTGTGCCAACGCGCGTAGACCCATCGGTCCGTCCGGATCCCGCGCCAGAAGCCGACCCATTCGCCCCGGTGCGGCCAGCCGGGTCCCAGGATCTGCAGATAGACCGAATCGCTGCGCGGTCCCGGCGTCCCCGTCAGCACGTGCGCCTGATCCGTGCCCTGCACGCCGTCGGGCACCGGCACGCCGGCCATGCCCAGCAGCGTAGGCATCATATCCACGCTGCTCACCAGGGCGTCGCTCCTCGTCCCGGGCGCGATCCGGCCCGGCTGCCGGGCGATGAAGGGAACATGGATCGATTCCTCGTAGGGCGTCGCCTTCGAGGCCCGGAAGGATGGGTGCATCCAGCGGTCCATGGGCTTTCCGTAGCCGTGGCTGCTGAGGTGGTCACCGTGGTCCGAGGTGAAGACCACCAGGGTGTCGTTTCGGATACCCAGCCGTTCCAGCGCGTCGTCCAGCCGGCCGAACTGGTGGTCCAAGGCGGTCACGTTGCCGTAGTAGTGGGCGATCTCCCGCCGGGCGAAGGCGGCGAACTGTTCCGGGACGTTGGGCGGCAGATCCACCTGCTCCGGGTCGTAGCGGTCGAACTCGGCCGGATACGCGTCGTAGGGCCAGTGGGGCGGTCCCCAGCTCAGCACGAGGGCGAAGGGCCGGCCGGCATGTACCCTTGCATGTTCCTCCATGAACCGTATCGCCAGCGAAGTCTCCGTCTCCGGCGCCCACCCCGCCATGTCGATGGGACCCTGTTCGTTCTCATGGTAGGAAACGTCGTAGTAATCGTGATTGCAGTCGTAGGCGGCCATGTAATCGAAGCCGTAGCGGCCGTCCTCGCCAAAGGGGCCGTAGCCCAGGTGCCACTTGCCGATGTAAGCCGTGCGGTAGCCATGATCTCCGAGCACGGCCGGCAGAAAGTCCTGGTCACGGCGAAGGAGGTACTCGTTGTCCATGACGCCGTTGACGTGTGAATACCGACCGGTCATGAGCTGGCCGCGGTAGGGGGAGCAGATGGGGCAACTCGAAAGCACCTGGTCCAGCACCACGCCTTCGGACGCGAGCCGGTCCAGGTTCGGCGTCCGCACGACGGGGTTGCCGCTGGTACCCATGGCGGAGTACCGGTGCTGATCGTCGAATACGAAGAGGATGTTGGGGCGGGACATTATGGTCTCGGCCGGATCTGCAGGGTCTCGGCCGGATCTACGACCCGTCCAGCGCCTTGCGCATATCGTCGCCTTCGCGCCGCCAGTAGCCGTGCAGCACGTGCACGTCCGTGCCGATGCAGAAGTGGCGCACGCCGAGATCGAGGTAGTACCGGGCCTCGTCCGCGGTGTTGATTTCCGCGCGGGGGTTCCGGCCCGCGGCCAGGGACTTGTCGATGACCACGCGCTCGACGGATTTGACCGCTTCTCGCTGGCCGATCTTGCCCACGTTCACGGAATAGTCGGCCGGTCCCCACTGGATCATGTCGATCCCGTCGATTGCAAGGATCTCGTCGAGGTGGTCCACCGCGGGTCCCTTTTCGATCATGACCGCCACGACGATCTCGTCCAGGGCGTCCACGTAGTCCTGTCCGCCGCCGTATCCCATGTAGGAGAACCGCCGCGTCGCAACGCCGTAGGTACCCCGGGATTCCGGCGTATCCGGGCGTACGATGTCCACGCAGGCGCGGAACTCGTCCGGGGTCCGGCAGTCGGCGAAGAGCACGCTCTGGAATCCGGAACCGATGGCCCGCTGCGCGAGGAAACCCCGCGGTTCCTGGTCGACCTTGATCATCAGTCCGAGGTCGTGCAGTTCGGCGGCGCGGCCCAGGTTGTCCAGATCATGGAGGTCGTAGGGTCCGTATTCACCCACGAATTCGACGTAGTCGTACCGGCCGGTGTGCCCCACGAGTTCGACCACGGAGGGCCAGACTGTATGGATGTGGGTAGCCAGGGAAGGACGGCCCTCGTTCAGGATGCTCCTGAGTTTGTTCGGTCGCATTTTCTCGTTTGCCTTTCCGGGTTCCGGGCCGCATTACGACCCGTTCGGCTTTGCAGATTCGAAAGCCGTCATGGCCTGGTCCGCCCATTCGATATGCATCTGGACCATGGAGATTTCCCGTTGCAGTGAAAGGGCGAAATGGCGAGAGCTTTCGGCCTGCGTCCTGGTCTGTGATTTGAGGATGCTGGCGTAGGTCCTGGCCTTGCGCCTGAAATCCTGGAGGAATCGCAGCGTTTCCTGGTCGCTTGCGATGTCTTCCATGAACCGAAACCTGAGCATCAACTCGGAGAGGTTGTCCCTCAGATCGGATACGGCGAGCCGCTTGTGCAACCACGCGCTTAAGGCCTTTTTGCCCTTCTCGGTCAGGTGGAACACTTCCCTCGGCTTCAGCCGGGAGCGGTGGATGACCTCGCTGTCGATAAAACCGTTCTTCTTCAGCAGCTGGAGCGCCGGGTAGATCGAACCTGGGCTGCTGCTGAAGTGGGCCATGGGCGTCGATTCCATCTCCAGGCGGACGTCGTAGCCCGACCGGGGAAGCTGGTTCAGCAGTCCCAGCAGTACGTATCCGAGCAGGGTGGGGGAATAGGGTCTGGCCATCGGGCAGTTTGCGTAATATGGAAAGAATTAGTACGAACCGTTCTAAACGAGTATACGATCACCGTCCATCGTTGCCAAACACAAAATGTCCGTCAGGCGCAAATGCTGAAAATGCTGCGGATCGTTTGGGGATCTGATGTCCGTGATTCAAGCTTTCCAGCGCAACGTTGCAGGCGTAACGATGGCGCTTCGCAAAGGCTTCGCTACGGAGCGTCCGCGGTCTGCTGTTGCCGCCAGACCTCGAATTCGGCCGTCATTTCGGGGGTCCATTCACGGTCGATCTCGCCGGGCGTGTAGGTGCCTTCGCGAAGCTGCTGGTGGCCCCAGGCGTCCCGCATCCTGGTTTCTTCCGATTCGATGACGACCTGTTCCGCCAGGTGCGGCGGTATGAAGATGACCCCTTCCCGCGTGCCGAGCACGACGTCCCCGGGTACGCAGGTGGCCTCGAGCCCGATCCGGACCGGCACGTTGATGCCGAGGAGGGTTACGTCGGCGATGGCCGTGGGATCGACCCCGCGGATGTAGGAGACCATGGGGATTTCGTAGAGCCTTTGCAGGTCCCGGATTCCTCCGTCGATGACCATGCCCGTTCCGGTCTTGGCATAGATGGAATTTCCGAGATTATCGCCGGCGAAGGTCCCGAACTTGACCTTTCCGAAGAGGTCGATGACGATCACGTCTTTGGGTTCGAGCGTATCGATTACCCAGGAGTTCTGGCCGCCTATGCAGCCATGTTCCGCGCCGTCGGCCTGGACCGCCGTTTCCAGGTCGGGCCGGGTGGGCACGTAGACCCCGGTCACCGCGCGGCCGACGAGGGTACGATCGGGATGGAGGATCTGCCAGTCCCCCGCGAACTGGTAGTTGTATCCCTTTCCTCCGATGACGCCCCATGCTTCCTCGATGGTTACCTTCTCCATCCGTTTCAGAATGCCGTCGGGCACGACGGGGCGCCCGTCCGGACCCCGTTCGCCGTCCCACTGCGAGGTGACGGCTCGCGTGAATTCCGGACTGTTCAAACCGATCATGTAAGGCTCCTGTCTCCTTGTCGCTTGCGGGGTATGTCGACTGCGCCGTTTCCGAACGACGGCACGGGCACCCTACCTGGTCTGGGGACCCAGCGTCTTCAGATCGATGAAGGGCATGGCCTGTCCGATGACCTGGGGAAAATGGCCGTCCCATTTCTCGATCGCACGGAGTTGAAGCAGGGTCGGCGTGATCGTGGCGCGCTGCAACCGTTGGGACTCGGCCTCAGCCTGGGCGGATGCTATTTTCTGCTCGGCTTCAATGCGAATTCGCTCCAGGTCGCGCTGGGCCTTCAGGGCCTGCTGCTCGGCCATCTGCTTGGCTTCGATCGCCGTGTTGAAGTTGTTGGAAAAAGCAAAGTCGACTATGTTGAACTCGTCCACGATCATGTTGAAGTTCAGGAGTCGTTGCGTGAGGGAGGCCTTGATCTCATCCTTGACGTCCGCGCGGCGCGTAATCAATTCCTCCGCGGTGTACTGTGCGGACACCGCCTTGACGGCTTCCTGGACAGCGGGATCGATGACGCGTTCCTTGTAGAATATGCCGATTTCCTGGTAGACCGTGTTCACCCGACCAGGATCTACATGGTAGTTCAACGCGATCGTGGACGAAACCGTCTGCAGGTCCTTGGTAGAAGCCGTGGCGGCGGTCTCCGCCTTCTTGATCTTCACGTCGACGGGAATCACGTCCTCGATAAAGGGCGTCTTGAATCTGATTCCTTCGTCGAGGATCCGGTCCTGTATGCCGCCAACCTTGCTGAATACCACCCCGCGTTCGCCGGCGCCGATCACCGCGTAAGAATTGTACAGCACCAGCAGCACGACGATACCGATGGCGATTTTCAGATACGGGATATTGCTGCCGGGAAGTTGCTCCCGGATATCATACTCAGACATTTCTACTCCTCCTTCTACTTGGTGGACCGGCTCGACTGGCCGGACTGACCGGACTGGCCGGATGGGCCCAACCGGCCGGAATACGCGTTGACGTGATGCTCACGCGTTGATGTGAATCAACACTTTCAGGGAATCCTGTGCGGCGGCGGTGACCTCCATGCCCCGCCGAGTCTCAGATAAAGGAAAGCGGTGTGTAACGACCTGGTCGGAAGTTACCACACCGGCCTCGATAAGGTCCAGCGCCATGCGGGTATCGTGAGGCCCGCAGGAATAACTGCATACGATCGATACGTCATTAAAGTACAGGTCATAGGGCCGGAAGGCAAGCACATCCTCCTCTGGCGAGGACATGAAGAGGAGCACGATCCCGCCCTTGCCCACGCAGGCCAGTCCGGTCTCCATCGCCGCGATGCTGCCGGGACCGACGATCACCGTGTCGGCCATCACGCCACCCGTAAGTTCGCGTACCGCCTCCGCCGTTACGTGCTCCCGCACGTCCACCACGTGGTCCATGCCGAGTTCGAGCGCCTTGTTCAGCCGGTAGGGCACCCGGTCGGTCCCGATAACCGTCCTGGCGCCGTAGTGCCGGGCAACGATACCGTTCAGGACGCCCATGAAGCCCAGTCCGATGACGAGCACGATGTCCCCCGGGCGGACACGGGCGCGTTCCACCGCCTTGACCGAGCAGGCTACGGGCTCGATCAGCGCGCCGTCGTCGAAGGAAACCGATTCGGGCAGGACCAGGGTGTCGTAGCGGAGGTTGATCTCTGGGACCCGCACGTATTCGGCCGCGCCTCCCGGGTCGAGCTGCGTTTTCTTCCAGGTGGCGCACATGGTGAAGTTGCCGCGACGGCAGTGGCGGCACCGGAAACAGGGCGCGTGGTGGTGAATGAATACGCGGTCCCCCACGGAGAGCCCTTCGACCTCGTCGCCCACGGCCTCCACGACTCCGGTCGGCTCGTGCCCGATGACGATGGGCGCCTTTCGCCGGATGTACCAGGGTGTGACGTCCCCACTGCAGATCCCGCAACTGCGCATCTTCACCAGGGCGTCACGCGCCGTGATGGCAGGCGTGTCCATCTCCTCGATCCGGATATCGTCGATATCGTAGACTTTAGCGGCTTTCATGGACGGTACCCCCGCCGGGATCAGGGTATGATCGCGTACTTCAGCGTATCCTTGCCGCGGAAGGTCCTGAAGGTCTCCGGCACTTCCTCCAGCGTGCGGTCTCCCGTAATCAGGGGCGTAACGTCGAGCCGCCCTTCCGCGAGCAGATCGTAGGCGCTCCGGACCGCCTCGGGCGTGAAATGAAAGATACCCTTGAGCGTGATCTGGTCGTAGTGAAGCCGGGCCGTATCGTACGTGACCTTCGTGCCTGCCGGGCATCCACCGAAGAGGATGACGCATCCGCCCCTGCTGACCATGGTTACGGCTTCTTCCCAGACCGCGGGTAATCCCGTGCATTCGAATACGGTGGGCGAACCGTGGCCCCCGGTGGCGTCCAACACGGCTTCCGTGGCGCGCTCGTCGTCGCTGTCGATGACGAGGTCCGCCCCCACCGCCTTCGCCGTTTCAAGCCGGTATGCGTGTCGCCCCGTAACGATGACCTGGCCGACCCCCATTTCCTTCAGCACCATGACATGCAGCAACCCGATAGCACCGGCGCCGATCACGACCGCGGTTTCCGGACACGTCGCCAGCGCCTGGCTGATACCATAGGTCACGCAGGACAGGGGTTCCAGCATGGCGGCCTCGCGATAGTCCAGTTCATCGGGCTTGGGGTACATGTTCACGTCGACCACCGTACCGGGAACCCTAAGGTACTCGGCGTATGCGCCCAGTGCCATCGTCTTCGTCAGGTGCGGGCAAAGGTTCTGAAGCGATCTGCCGCAGTAGACGCACTTTCCACAGGGCGCCGTATGTACCGACATGACGGGCTGCCCGATGGCGTATCGGTCCACCTTATTCCCTTTGTCGAAAACCACCCCCGAGAACTCGTGGCCGAACAGGGTCGGCGGCGGCATGAGGTGATGGCCCCGCCGGTATGCCTTGAGATCGGTCCCGCAGGTCAGGGCGGATTCCACCCGCACGACCACGTCGGTCGGTCCCGCGACCGGCAAATCGACATCGTCGCGGGTTTCGATCCTTCCCGGTTCAACCAGCACACATGCGCGCATTAGGGTAAAGTATCCGTAGCTCTGTGGGTATGTTCGCCCTGAACGTAAACGCCTATCAGGTAAGACGTAATGACTGCGAAACAAGTTTCACGAACGCCTATTATACGTCCTTGACGAAGCAAGCGCAAGGACAGGCGGCTGGCACGAATCAAAACGGAATTCCGGGGTGATTTGTATTGACACTCCACGGACCGCCCGGTATCGTTTTCCCATGCTCATCTTCGACGGCGACTATCCCATGGCATACGGCGGCGTGGAGCTCAACAGGGACCTTACGCTTCCGCTGGACGATGTACGTGCGGCTGATGGAGACTCGGGCAACATAGCCTTCGCGTGCCTGCCCGAGATGCGGCGGGGCCGGGTGGCGGCTGCGCTCATGAAGTTCTGCGTACGTCGGAAACGGGAGAACAGCATACTGTCCGGTCTCCGCGGGAGCGCGGCGGTGTATGGGGCGGCCCGCGGCCAGGTGGCCTACTACCATATGCTGGCGGAACAGGGGGAAGGCGTCGTACTCACGCACGGGGAAGCCCTGGCCGGCCATGTGGAAGTATGGGAGAAGGCGGAGGATACCCGCAGCCTGCCCGTGGGATTCATCCTCGGCATGGAAGGCGCCGATCCCATCCTCCGGCCGGACCAGGTACACGAATGGTTCGAATACGGCGTCCGCGTGGTAAGCCTGACCCACTACGGCCCGAGCACCTACGCCCATGGCACGGGTTCGGTGGGCGGCCTGTTCGCGCCTGCGGGAGACCTGCTGCGGGAGATGTCCGACTGCGGCATGTTGCTCGACCTCACTCACATCTCGGACGAGAGTTTCTTCGAGGCCGTGGATCGGTATGAGGGACCGGTGCTGGCCAGCCATCAGAACTGCCGCGCCCTCGTGCCCGGCCAGCGCCAATTCTCCGACGAGCAACTCCGGATCGTCATCGAACGGGGCGGCGTCATCGGCGCGTCCATGGATACCTGGATGCTCTGTCCGTGGTATACCCTCGACTGGGCGAACACCGGGGGATTCAACCGCCGGGACCACTACCGGCGCGAGGACATAACGCTGAACCACGTGGCCGATCATATCGATCACGTGTGCCAGCTTGCCGGCAATGCCGGCCATGCGGCGATCGGCGGCGATACCGACGGGCAGGGCGGCATAGACGGCGCGCCTTGCGAAGTCGACTCCATCGCGGATTACCAGTTGCTGGCCCCCATGCTTGAAGACCGGGGCTACGCCCGGGAGGATATCGAGAAGATCATGTACCGGAACTGGGTGCGATTCTATACGGACCACCTGCCGAAGACGTGTTGACGTTGAAGAAGTAT from the Gemmatimonadota bacterium genome contains:
- a CDS encoding peptidase M19, giving the protein MLIFDGDYPMAYGGVELNRDLTLPLDDVRAADGDSGNIAFACLPEMRRGRVAAALMKFCVRRKRENSILSGLRGSAAVYGAARGQVAYYHMLAEQGEGVVLTHGEALAGHVEVWEKAEDTRSLPVGFILGMEGADPILRPDQVHEWFEYGVRVVSLTHYGPSTYAHGTGSVGGLFAPAGDLLREMSDCGMLLDLTHISDESFFEAVDRYEGPVLASHQNCRALVPGQRQFSDEQLRIVIERGGVIGASMDTWMLCPWYTLDWANTGGFNRRDHYRREDITLNHVADHIDHVCQLAGNAGHAAIGGDTDGQGGIDGAPCEVDSIADYQLLAPMLEDRGYAREDIEKIMYRNWVRFYTDHLPKTC